GGAAGAGTCTGAGGACAGGCCTTAAATAGACACACCAGTTCCATGCTGGAGGGTAGGGTTACTGTGCCCTGAAAAGAAAAGGACTGAGGCCTATGGGTTTTCCAGGTGGCCTCACCACCTGTACTGAACCCCTCCTTGTTTGGCTTGGCTTGAGCAAATCACTCACCCCTgggtctatttttttaaataaatccttCACTATCCTGGGTATCAGCTGGTCCCAGCCCTCTAGCACCATGAAATCATTCTGATCACTGCAGCAGCCCATGGAGTCACAGGAGTAGCCTCCAGCTCAGGTCAACTTGTTTTCTAGAGTTCCCAAACAAGATACTTTCCCAGGGCAGAACTCCCTCCGGTTTCCATAGGAATGAGCCAGCAGGAAGCCCCCCATTCCTGCTGTATGGTGACTAATGTGTGCTTCCAGAGAGCCTGGGACGTGGCACCTGCCAGCTCCCTTTTAGCCGGGTTGGACAGTTCCAGCAGCTGGCTTGGGAGCTGAAATTATAGTAGCCTGACGTCATCCAGGAGTGAGGGCAGAGCCTGCGCGCTGGGCAGAAGGGCACTCAGGCTGCACTGTCCTAGCTAAAAGGGCCATTTGGTGTCCTGctcagagagatagaaagagtGAGGAACAGAAAGCCAACCGGATAAAGAGGAACAGAGACAGGATGGACAGGGTCACTGGGGGGCTTGGGAGTCTAAGAGGAGCATGAGAGGTTGGCTTTCGGCCACGGTCGGGCCCCTGGCTCCCCTGGTCCCCCGAGGGCCGGCTGGTGAGGTGGTAGAAGAAGGTGAGGATGTGGACTTTCATCACCCAACTCCTGGTCACCCTGGTGCTGCTGGGTTTCTTCCTGGTCAGCTGTCAGAACGTGATGCACATTGTCCAGGGCTCCCTGTACTTTGTGCTGAAGCACATCCACCAGGAGCTGGACAAAGAGCTGGGGGAGAGTGAGGGCCTGAGTGACGACGAGGAGACCGTCTCTACCAGGGTAATCCGGCGGCGGGTCTTCTTGAAGGTAATGCCAGACAGGTGGCAGGATCGGGCTGAAAGGGAGGACCAGAAGCCAGGACCAGAGGGAACACTGCAGTGCTGTGTGCAGGGTGGAGCTGGGGGAAGCGCCAACTCAGATCAAAGACATGTTGGAAGAGAAGGACCAGGATTGTGGAAGAGAGGATTGTGTTCTGTGTTGGGAGCTAGAACTGTGTGTGGCATGGGCTCAGAACCTCCCTAGCACCCAGCATGGATAGCTGCCCAAAGAGCTCAGGTCTGGGACTTAAGAGGCCTGTTCTCATCTGTTTCTGTCACCAGCCATCTCTGGGATTGCATGCAAGTCACATTCAGGGCAACATTATCTGTGGCTGGATATCTAAACTGTAAAGTTCTTATAAAACAGGTGCCTCGCCACTTTTTCTCAAGACCTCCTTAAAACTTGTGTACTCATCCCTGTTTTGCTTGCTGGTGTGAAGATAAAGCACCCAGACTCTTGCAAGCTCTGTATGCAGTCCTGGCCTCAGGCCTCGTGGCCCCATGGGGCACTGCCCACAGCTGGGAGCCCCTGGTTTGGCTGCTGCTACTTGCTGAGCTTGAGTTTCTTATGGCCGTGAGGATTTGTTGGATGTGACTGTTACTGCTGCTGCTCTTCTTCCCAAACTCCCACTTACCGTCTTGGGGGTTTCCCTTTTCTAATTCCAGGGGGATGAGCTTCAGAATATTCCAGGGGAGCAGGTGACAGAGGAACAATTCACGGATGAGCAGGGCAACATTGTCACCAAGAAGGTAGGTGCAGAGGGTCCCCTGAACTGGGGAGAGGCTGGTGGGGTTAGAAGTTAGAAAGGTGGTGGAACTCAACTCGCAGACTCCTCTTGCTGCTGCCCTAGCAGGATGAGCACAGCTGTGGCTGGACACCCCCATGGCTCAGGAGGGACAACTCAGGAGCTGAGAGCTTTTGGTCCTCTGCAGTAGCACATAGAGGTCCTCATAGTCTCT
The sequence above is drawn from the Castor canadensis chromosome 14, mCasCan1.hap1v2, whole genome shotgun sequence genome and encodes:
- the Ank1 gene encoding ankyrin-1 isoform X16, yielding MWTFITQLLVTLVLLGFFLVSCQNVMHIVQGSLYFVLKHIHQELDKELGESEGLSDDEETVSTRVIRRRVFLKGDELQNIPGEQVTEEQFTDEQGNIVTKKIIRKVVRQVDSSGIGNTQQHEEVELRGSGLQPDLIEGRKGAQIVKRASLKRGKQ
- the Ank1 gene encoding ankyrin-1 isoform X15, translated to MWTFITQLLVTLVLLGFFLVSCQNVMHIVQGSLYFVLKHIHQELDKELGESEGLSDDEETVSTRVIRRRVFLKGDELQNIPGEQVTEEQFTDEQGNIVTKKIIRKVVRQVDSSGIGNTQQHEEVIVEGPQEDPSELEADIIEYFMKHDKVELRGSGLQPDLIEGRKGAQIVKRASLKRGKQ